Proteins encoded together in one Paracidovorax wautersii window:
- a CDS encoding YhdP family protein, producing the protein MTETPSHPTRLLRFMAGFARWSLGLLLAFWLLLAAAWGVLHGWIVPRIGDFRPQLEAQAGRALGVPVRIGAIGARSEGLIPSVELGNVALLDAQGREALRLPRVVVAVSPRSLLKLGFEQLYIEGPELDVRRERDGRIFVAGLAFRESGEPGDSSAAADWLFSQAEVAIRGGTLRWTDELRGAPPLALSEVDLVLRNRGWRHGLRLDATPPAEWGDRFTVTGQFRQPLLTTHGGAWQRWNGQLYADFKRVDVSRLNQHADVGARVAGGHGAVRAWADVQRGEVVGGTADVALAGVQATLGEQLQPLALQSVAGRLGGQRFPDGFEFSTRGLQFLTADGMRWPGGNLMVRHTGRDRPGQEQGELRADRLDLAALALIASRLPMGEAVHGALDTYAPAGLVDEVQATWRGPLSAPQQYQVRGAVSGLALAAQTPVAKAPRVAGLSGANVQFDLTQTGGKATLAMADGALLLPQVFEEALVPVDRLDGTVRWQIEGDQLAVQATDLRFANADAQGEARLSWHTADPARSPGRSRFPGVLDLSGSLERADGTRVHRYLPLAIPPDTRHYVRDAVTAGTVSQAQFRVKGDLHDLPFNRPSQGDFHIAAKVKGVTYAYVPPALQKAGERPWPALTDLQGELVFDRSSMAVKDATGSFAGAAPVRVQKVNARIPDLAHTVVGVAADVRAPLGDMLALVGSTHIGQLLSGALDQASATGPGQLSLNLSLPISHIDQSKVQGTVTLAGNDVRIVPDAPTISRARGAVQFTESGFTLAGIQGRALGGDVRVQGGMKGAATPAGAGNGAGSAAESAVQVRAQGVATAEGLRQASEITMLSRLAQKATGSAPYALTLGIRRGVPEVLVTTNLQGMALALPAPLGKPADASLPVRFETQLTRESLAAAAPGAAPPPLRDQMVLDVDGIGSVTYVRELGGAQPRVLRGAIALGLAPGESAPLPASGVAANVQLPEVDVQVWEAALQVPDTLAATTASTAAAPPASEAAAAAGGEASVSAKAEANGAAAAQEYLPSQIALRARSFTMQGRTLHNVVVGGSREGSTWRANLDATELSGYVEYRQGAAAAADGAPPQFFARLARLAIPQAAATQVDSLLDEKPASTLPSLDIVVQDFELRGRRLGRIEIEAQNRAVGGGQREWRLGRFNLIAPEATLTSSGRWGLVPGTSGEGAQRRTVMDFRLDIRDSGDLLSRFGMDGVVRRGKGRMEGQIAWMGAPISPDYRSMTGQMNVNVESGQFLKADPGLAKLLSVLSLQSLPRRLTLDFRDVFSEGFAFDFVRGDVRVEQGVATTNNLQMKGVNAAVLMEGSADIDRETQNLHVVVVPEINAMTASLVATAINPVVGLGSFLAQVFLRGPLVQAATQEFRIDGTWADPRIERVARRKPAPGTGGAAPDASSTNPSSGEAS; encoded by the coding sequence ATGACCGAAACGCCTTCCCACCCCACACGCCTGCTGCGATTCATGGCGGGGTTTGCGCGGTGGTCGCTGGGGCTGCTGTTGGCCTTCTGGCTGTTGCTGGCAGCCGCCTGGGGGGTGCTTCATGGCTGGATTGTGCCGCGTATCGGCGATTTCCGTCCGCAGCTGGAGGCGCAAGCCGGGCGCGCCCTGGGGGTACCCGTTCGCATCGGCGCCATCGGCGCACGTTCCGAGGGCCTGATCCCCTCGGTCGAGCTGGGCAACGTGGCCCTGCTGGACGCCCAGGGCCGCGAGGCCCTGCGCCTGCCGCGGGTGGTGGTGGCCGTCTCGCCCCGCTCCCTGCTCAAGCTCGGATTCGAGCAGCTCTATATAGAAGGGCCTGAGCTGGACGTGCGGCGCGAGCGCGACGGGCGCATCTTCGTGGCCGGGCTGGCGTTCCGCGAGAGCGGCGAGCCGGGCGACAGCAGCGCCGCGGCCGACTGGCTGTTCTCCCAGGCCGAGGTCGCCATCCGCGGCGGCACGCTGCGCTGGACGGACGAGCTGCGCGGCGCGCCGCCCCTGGCGCTGAGCGAGGTGGATCTGGTGCTGCGCAACCGCGGCTGGCGGCATGGTCTGCGCCTGGATGCCACGCCGCCGGCCGAATGGGGTGACCGCTTCACCGTCACCGGCCAGTTCCGCCAGCCGCTGCTGACCACCCATGGCGGCGCCTGGCAGCGCTGGAACGGTCAGCTGTACGCCGACTTCAAGCGGGTGGACGTCTCGCGCCTGAACCAGCATGCCGATGTGGGCGCCCGGGTGGCCGGCGGCCACGGCGCCGTGCGGGCCTGGGCGGACGTGCAGCGCGGCGAGGTCGTCGGCGGCACGGCGGATGTGGCCCTGGCCGGCGTGCAGGCCACGCTGGGCGAGCAGTTGCAGCCGCTGGCGCTGCAGTCGGTGGCCGGGCGGCTGGGCGGGCAGCGCTTTCCGGATGGGTTCGAGTTTTCCACGCGGGGCCTGCAGTTCCTGACGGCCGACGGCATGCGCTGGCCCGGCGGCAACCTCATGGTGCGCCACACCGGCCGCGACCGCCCCGGCCAGGAGCAGGGTGAACTGCGGGCCGACCGGCTGGACCTGGCGGCACTGGCCCTGATCGCCAGCCGGCTGCCGATGGGCGAGGCGGTGCACGGCGCGTTGGACACGTATGCGCCGGCGGGCCTGGTGGACGAAGTGCAGGCGACCTGGCGCGGCCCGCTGTCCGCGCCGCAGCAGTACCAGGTGCGCGGTGCCGTCTCCGGCCTGGCGCTGGCGGCGCAGACGCCCGTGGCGAAGGCTCCCCGTGTGGCGGGCCTGAGCGGGGCCAATGTGCAGTTCGACCTGACGCAGACCGGTGGCAAGGCCACGCTGGCGATGGCCGACGGCGCGCTGCTGCTGCCGCAGGTGTTCGAGGAAGCCCTGGTGCCGGTGGACCGGCTGGACGGCACCGTGCGCTGGCAGATCGAGGGCGACCAGCTGGCCGTGCAGGCCACCGACCTGCGTTTTGCCAATGCCGATGCGCAGGGCGAGGCGCGCCTGTCGTGGCACACGGCCGATCCCGCCCGCTCGCCGGGCCGGTCGCGCTTTCCCGGCGTGCTCGACCTGTCGGGCTCGCTGGAGCGCGCGGACGGCACACGGGTGCACCGCTACCTGCCGCTGGCGATTCCGCCGGATACGCGGCACTACGTGCGCGACGCCGTCACGGCCGGCACGGTGAGCCAGGCGCAGTTCCGCGTCAAGGGCGACCTGCACGACCTGCCGTTCAACCGGCCGTCGCAGGGCGATTTCCACATCGCGGCCAAGGTCAAGGGCGTCACCTATGCCTATGTGCCGCCCGCCCTGCAGAAGGCGGGCGAGCGGCCCTGGCCGGCCCTCACCGACCTGCAGGGCGAGCTGGTGTTCGACCGCTCCTCCATGGCGGTCAAGGACGCCACCGGGAGCTTCGCCGGCGCGGCCCCGGTGCGTGTGCAGAAGGTGAATGCCCGCATTCCCGATCTGGCGCATACCGTGGTGGGCGTGGCTGCGGACGTGCGCGCACCGCTGGGTGACATGCTGGCGCTGGTGGGCAGCACGCACATCGGGCAGTTGCTCAGCGGCGCGCTGGACCAGGCCAGCGCCACGGGCCCGGGCCAGCTGAGCCTGAACCTGAGCCTGCCCATCAGCCATATCGACCAGTCCAAGGTGCAGGGCACGGTGACCCTGGCCGGCAATGATGTCCGTATCGTCCCGGATGCGCCGACCATCTCCCGGGCCCGCGGGGCGGTGCAGTTCACAGAAAGCGGATTCACGCTCGCCGGCATCCAGGGGCGGGCGCTGGGCGGCGACGTGCGCGTCCAGGGCGGCATGAAGGGTGCCGCCACGCCCGCCGGCGCGGGCAATGGGGCCGGGAGTGCCGCCGAGTCGGCCGTGCAGGTGCGCGCCCAGGGGGTGGCCACGGCGGAGGGTCTTCGCCAGGCCAGCGAGATCACGATGCTGTCGCGCCTGGCGCAGAAGGCCACGGGCAGCGCGCCGTATGCGCTCACCCTGGGTATCCGCCGCGGCGTGCCCGAGGTCTTGGTCACCACCAACCTGCAGGGCATGGCGCTGGCGCTGCCCGCGCCGCTGGGCAAGCCGGCCGATGCCAGCCTGCCCGTACGCTTCGAGACACAGCTCACGCGGGAGTCGCTGGCAGCGGCCGCCCCCGGCGCGGCCCCGCCGCCGCTGCGCGACCAGATGGTGCTGGACGTGGACGGCATCGGCTCGGTCACCTACGTGCGCGAGCTCGGTGGTGCCCAGCCGCGCGTCCTGCGCGGGGCCATCGCCCTGGGACTGGCGCCCGGCGAGTCGGCCCCGCTGCCCGCCAGCGGCGTGGCCGCCAACGTGCAGTTGCCGGAGGTGGACGTGCAGGTCTGGGAGGCGGCTCTGCAGGTGCCCGACACCTTGGCCGCCACGACGGCCTCCACGGCCGCGGCGCCCCCTGCATCGGAGGCGGCAGCGGCTGCCGGCGGCGAGGCCAGCGTGTCGGCCAAAGCAGAGGCCAACGGAGCCGCCGCGGCGCAGGAATACCTTCCTTCCCAGATCGCGCTGCGTGCGCGCAGCTTCACCATGCAGGGCCGCACGCTGCACAACGTGGTGGTGGGCGGCTCGCGCGAAGGCAGCACCTGGCGCGCCAACCTCGATGCCACCGAGCTGAGCGGCTATGTCGAGTACCGGCAGGGCGCGGCCGCAGCGGCGGACGGCGCCCCGCCGCAATTCTTCGCGCGCCTGGCGCGGCTGGCCATCCCGCAGGCTGCGGCCACGCAGGTCGACTCGCTGCTGGACGAGAAACCCGCCAGCACGCTGCCTTCGCTGGATATCGTGGTGCAGGACTTCGAACTGCGCGGGCGCCGTCTGGGCCGCATCGAGATCGAGGCACAGAACCGCGCCGTCGGCGGGGGTCAGCGCGAATGGCGTCTGGGCAGGTTCAACCTCATCGCGCCCGAGGCGACCCTCACCTCCAGCGGGCGCTGGGGCCTGGTGCCGGGCACCAGCGGCGAGGGCGCGCAGCGCCGCACCGTCATGGACTTCCGTCTGGACATCCGCGATTCGGGTGACCTGCTGTCGCGCTTCGGCATGGACGGCGTGGTGCGGCGTGGCAAGGGCCGCATGGAAGGGCAGATCGCCTGGATGGGCGCGCCCATCAGCCCCGACTACCGTTCCATGACCGGGCAGATGAACGTGAACGTGGAGTCCGGCCAGTTCCTCAAGGCCGATCCGGGCCTGGCCAAGCTGCTCAGCGTGCTGAGTTTGCAGTCGCTGCCGCGCCGCCTGACGCTGGACTTCCGCGATGTGTTCAGCGAGGGCTTCGCCTTCGACTTCGTGCGCGGAGACGTGCGCGTGGAGCAGGGCGTGGCCACCACCAACAACCTGCAGATGAAGGGCGTGAACGCGGCCGTGCTCATGGAAGGCAGCGCCGACATTGACCGCGAGACGCAGAACCTGCACGTGGTGGTGGTGCCCGAGATCAACGCCATGACCGCGTCCCTGGTGGCCACGGCGATCAACCCCGTCGTCGGGCTGGGCAGCTTCCTGGCCCAGGTGTTCCTGCGCGGGCCCCTGGTACAGGCGGCCACGCAGGAGTTCCGCATCGACGGCACCTGGGCCGACCCGCGCATCGAGCGCGTGGCGCGCCGCAAGCCTGCACCGGGCACCGGCGGCGCTGCGCCCGATGCCTCTTCGACGAATCCCTCTTCCGGAGAAGCCTCATGA
- a CDS encoding carbon-nitrogen hydrolase family protein, which yields MKVAALQMVSGASLDANLAQARTLLAEAAAQGAELAVLPEYFCFMGARDTDKIALRETQGEGPIQRFLADAAREFGLWVVGGTLPLACDSDTQVFNTTLAFDPTGACVARYDKIHLFRFENGAERFDEAAVIRAGHAPARFTLTARDGTAWRVGLSVCYDLRFPELYRQHAKAGVDLLLVPSAFTHTTGRAHWEVLLRARAVENLAYVLAPAQGGTHENGRRTWGHSMLVDPWGSVQAQRPEGAGVVLGSLDPAFLRQVRTQLPALDHCVL from the coding sequence ATGAAAGTCGCTGCCTTGCAGATGGTGTCGGGCGCCTCGCTCGACGCCAACCTCGCCCAGGCCCGCACGCTGCTGGCCGAGGCCGCGGCGCAGGGCGCCGAACTGGCCGTGCTGCCCGAGTACTTCTGCTTCATGGGTGCGCGCGATACGGACAAGATCGCGCTGCGCGAGACCCAGGGCGAGGGCCCCATCCAGCGCTTCCTGGCCGATGCCGCACGCGAGTTCGGCCTGTGGGTCGTCGGCGGCACGCTGCCGCTGGCCTGCGACAGCGACACCCAGGTCTTCAACACCACGCTGGCCTTCGACCCCACCGGCGCCTGCGTGGCGCGCTACGACAAGATCCACCTGTTCCGCTTCGAGAACGGCGCCGAGCGTTTCGACGAGGCGGCCGTCATCCGCGCGGGCCACGCACCGGCGCGCTTCACCCTGACCGCGCGCGACGGCACCGCCTGGCGCGTGGGGCTGTCGGTCTGCTACGACCTGCGGTTTCCCGAGCTGTACCGCCAGCATGCGAAGGCCGGCGTGGACCTGCTGCTGGTCCCCAGCGCCTTCACCCATACCACCGGCCGGGCCCACTGGGAGGTGCTGCTGCGCGCCCGCGCGGTGGAGAACCTCGCCTATGTGCTGGCGCCCGCCCAGGGCGGCACGCACGAGAACGGCCGCCGCACCTGGGGCCACAGCATGCTGGTGGATCCGTGGGGCAGCGTGCAGGCCCAGCGGCCGGAAGGGGCGGGCGTGGTGCTGGGTTCGCTCGACCCGGCCTTTCTCCGGCAGGTGCGCACGCAGCTGCCGGCGCTCGACCACTGCGTGCTGTAA
- a CDS encoding ATP-binding protein, with protein sequence MSSAAVPDPAPDATVGAGLGVDAPLPWRRWHTAWRRWSLWTLLVALVVSMLITLVWLAGRYEASQVQSKLERDTADAVADIRMAFSHNLQSLQALQANGPDLASWESRATDLLSARRELVRVEWRDSQLRLHAHAETPYRPMQWDAEARGTTHSDIAMACSNARRIGGPSYSSSYFQPQRDGMGSEMMELCVPLIDGGRFTGFLVATYALQNVLVDLVAPNLQRGQEVSFTEADGTRLAMVGAMRRGSRMFTAQQLFDLPGATLVLRMDSWHSAPSVFPNVLTALVTAMSIALVTVLVVLVRDNRRRLRAERDLADALAFRKAMEDSLVTGLRARDLQGRITYVNPAFCEMVGFTAQELVGLSVPLPYWPPEFAQEYSERQVIRLSGQQIPPREGYESTFMRRDGTRFPVMIYEAPLINAQGLHTGWMSSFLDVSDQRRIEELSRTSQERLQATARLATVGEMASLLSHELNQPLAAISSYANGSLNLLAAPDGAPDQPPEPDALKDVHTAMQRIAQQAERAGRVIKSVHDFVRRRDQSRETVPARDLFDAVMPIIRLQARKLAVRVHIDIEPGLPPVLCDRTMVEQVLLNLARNAMQAMDDPQIHPRVLDLRVRRAASNASQTWLEFSVGDIGVGIPREVGERLFTPFFTTRSEGMGLGLSLCRTVVEQHGGFLGHAAREPRGTVFTFTLPAAPEA encoded by the coding sequence ATGAGCAGCGCCGCCGTGCCCGATCCTGCGCCGGACGCCACCGTGGGCGCCGGGCTCGGTGTGGACGCGCCCCTGCCCTGGCGCCGCTGGCACACGGCCTGGCGCCGCTGGTCGCTGTGGACGCTGCTGGTGGCGCTGGTCGTCAGCATGCTGATCACGCTGGTCTGGCTGGCGGGACGCTATGAGGCCAGCCAGGTGCAGAGCAAGCTGGAGCGCGATACGGCCGATGCGGTGGCCGACATCCGCATGGCCTTCTCGCACAACCTGCAGAGCCTGCAGGCGCTGCAGGCCAACGGGCCCGACCTCGCCTCGTGGGAGAGCCGCGCCACCGACCTGCTGAGCGCGCGCCGCGAGCTGGTGCGCGTGGAGTGGCGCGACAGCCAGCTGCGCCTGCACGCCCATGCCGAGACGCCTTACCGCCCCATGCAGTGGGACGCCGAGGCCCGTGGCACCACGCACTCCGACATCGCCATGGCCTGCAGCAATGCGCGGCGCATCGGCGGGCCGTCGTACTCCAGCAGCTATTTCCAGCCGCAGCGCGACGGCATGGGCTCCGAGATGATGGAGCTGTGCGTGCCCCTCATCGACGGCGGCCGCTTCACGGGCTTCCTGGTGGCGACGTACGCGCTGCAGAACGTGCTGGTAGACCTGGTGGCACCCAATCTGCAGCGCGGGCAGGAGGTGTCCTTCACCGAGGCCGACGGCACCCGCCTGGCCATGGTCGGGGCCATGCGGCGCGGTTCGCGCATGTTCACCGCGCAGCAGCTGTTCGACCTGCCGGGGGCGACGCTCGTGCTGCGCATGGACAGCTGGCACAGCGCGCCCAGCGTGTTCCCCAACGTGCTCACGGCGCTGGTCACCGCCATGTCGATCGCGCTGGTGACAGTGCTCGTCGTGCTGGTGCGCGACAACCGCCGCCGCCTGCGCGCCGAGCGCGACCTGGCCGATGCGCTGGCCTTCCGCAAGGCCATGGAAGACTCGCTGGTCACCGGCCTGCGCGCCCGCGACCTGCAGGGCCGCATCACCTACGTCAACCCGGCCTTCTGCGAGATGGTGGGCTTCACGGCGCAGGAGCTGGTGGGGCTGTCGGTACCGCTGCCTTATTGGCCGCCGGAGTTCGCGCAGGAGTACAGCGAACGCCAGGTGATCCGCCTGTCGGGCCAGCAGATTCCGCCACGCGAAGGCTACGAGTCGACCTTCATGCGGCGCGATGGCACGCGCTTTCCCGTGATGATCTACGAGGCGCCGCTGATCAACGCGCAGGGGCTGCACACCGGGTGGATGAGCTCCTTCCTCGACGTGAGTGACCAGCGCCGCATCGAGGAGCTGTCGCGCACCTCCCAGGAGCGCCTGCAGGCCACGGCGCGGCTGGCCACGGTGGGCGAGATGGCTTCGCTGCTGAGCCACGAGCTGAACCAGCCGCTGGCCGCCATCTCCAGCTATGCCAACGGATCGCTCAACCTGCTGGCGGCGCCGGATGGCGCGCCCGACCAGCCGCCCGAGCCCGACGCGCTCAAGGATGTGCACACGGCCATGCAGCGCATCGCCCAGCAGGCCGAGCGCGCCGGGCGGGTCATCAAGAGCGTGCACGACTTCGTGCGCCGGCGCGACCAGTCACGCGAGACCGTCCCGGCGCGCGACCTCTTCGATGCGGTGATGCCCATCATCCGGCTGCAGGCCCGCAAGCTGGCGGTGCGCGTGCACATCGACATCGAGCCCGGCCTGCCGCCGGTGCTGTGCGACCGCACCATGGTCGAGCAGGTGCTGCTCAACCTGGCGCGCAACGCCATGCAGGCCATGGACGACCCGCAGATCCACCCGCGCGTGCTCGACCTGCGGGTGCGCCGCGCCGCGTCGAATGCCAGCCAGACCTGGCTGGAGTTCTCGGTGGGCGACATCGGCGTGGGCATCCCCAGGGAGGTGGGCGAGCGCCTGTTCACGCCTTTCTTCACCACGCGCAGCGAGGGCATGGGCCTGGGCCTGTCGCTGTGCCGCACGGTGGTCGAGCAGCACGGAGGCTTTCTCGGCCATGCCGCGCGCGAACCGCGTGGTACGGTATTCACTTTCACCCTGCCCGCCGCGCCCGAGGCCTGA
- a CDS encoding LuxR C-terminal-related transcriptional regulator: MEPVSNATVYIVDDDAGVREALAWLLRSRRLPSESFDSAEAFEAMLAERAAHGGRQRQPCCLLLDVRMTGMSGLALFDKLVERGDIAAMPVIFLTGHADVPTAVATVKRGAFDFCEKPFSDNLLVDRIQGALALSAAHMEERRAQHELQDRLADLTDRERDVMRLVVEGLPNKLIADQLDISVRTVEVHRSRVFDKMQVKSAVELANLLRSL, from the coding sequence ATGGAGCCCGTCTCTAACGCCACCGTCTACATCGTCGACGACGACGCCGGCGTGCGCGAGGCCCTGGCCTGGCTGTTGCGCTCGCGCCGTCTGCCCAGCGAATCGTTTGACAGTGCCGAGGCCTTCGAGGCCATGCTGGCCGAGCGCGCCGCCCACGGCGGGCGGCAGCGCCAGCCCTGTTGCCTGTTGCTGGATGTGCGCATGACCGGCATGAGCGGGCTGGCCCTGTTCGACAAGCTGGTGGAGCGGGGCGACATCGCCGCCATGCCCGTGATCTTCCTCACCGGGCATGCCGACGTGCCCACGGCCGTGGCCACGGTCAAGCGGGGTGCCTTCGACTTCTGCGAGAAGCCTTTTTCCGACAACCTGCTGGTGGACCGCATCCAGGGGGCGCTGGCGCTGTCCGCCGCGCACATGGAAGAGCGGCGCGCACAGCATGAGCTGCAGGACCGCCTGGCCGACCTGACTGACCGTGAGCGCGACGTGATGCGCCTGGTGGTGGAGGGCCTGCCCAACAAGCTCATCGCCGACCAGCTGGACATCAGCGTGCGCACGGTGGAGGTGCACCGCTCGCGCGTGTTCGACAAGATGCAGGTGAAGTCCGCCGTCGAACTGGCCAACCTGCTGCGCAGCCTTTAG
- a CDS encoding OmpA family protein, with amino-acid sequence MSTKRHHILIAATAAALLATGCANMNDTQRRTAIGAGAGAAGGAVLGAVAGGNAGTGALIGAGVGALGTYIWSQNLERQKQEMQQVTRGTGVVVTQTPDNQLKLDIPSDISFATNRSDIQGNFAPVLDRFAEGLRNNPNAEVRIVGHTDSTGSDAINNPLSLDRATSTRNYLTARGVNGARIQVEGRGAREPIATNDTGDGRARNRRVEIFVGERARG; translated from the coding sequence ATGTCCACCAAGCGTCACCACATCCTCATCGCCGCCACCGCCGCAGCCCTGCTGGCCACCGGCTGCGCCAACATGAACGACACCCAGCGCCGCACCGCCATCGGCGCAGGCGCGGGTGCGGCCGGCGGCGCCGTGCTCGGCGCGGTCGCCGGCGGCAATGCCGGCACGGGCGCGCTGATCGGCGCCGGCGTGGGCGCCCTGGGCACCTACATCTGGTCGCAGAACCTGGAGCGCCAGAAGCAGGAAATGCAGCAGGTCACGCGCGGCACCGGCGTGGTCGTGACGCAGACGCCCGACAACCAGCTCAAGCTGGACATTCCCAGCGACATCTCGTTCGCCACCAACCGTTCGGACATTCAGGGCAACTTCGCGCCCGTGCTGGACCGCTTCGCCGAAGGCCTGCGCAACAACCCCAACGCCGAGGTGCGCATCGTCGGCCACACCGACTCCACCGGCAGCGATGCCATCAACAACCCACTGTCGCTGGACCGCGCCACCAGCACCCGCAACTACCTGACGGCCCGTGGCGTCAACGGTGCCCGCATCCAGGTGGAAGGCCGCGGCGCCCGCGAGCCCATCGCCACCAACGACACCGGCGACGGCCGCGCACGCAACCGCCGCGTGGAAATCTTCGTGGGCGAACGCGCACGCGGCTGA
- a CDS encoding MltA domain-containing protein, which yields MVHQTIATRTTRASSASSKIRPMKSRLLRLVVMALIVGTLAACSTRPSAPPSSSSLPAPLPSSPGALPPGPVGPVPGTLTQSKSRWVPVAWEELPGFTTDALHEAWNAWVKSCERPGPSFAGLCGDVRRLSIASPEEQRAWMMQRLQPYRVEAHDGNPEGLLTGYYEPYLDAARQPGNGFTVPIYRPPVGLGSRKPWYTRQQIDTLPEAQAQLAGRVIAWVRDPIEAMVLHIQGSGRLRLQEPDGSVRLVRVAFAGTNEQPYQSVGRWLLDRGLVRDATWPGIREWTLQNPQRVNEMLWANPRYVFFREEPLDAMDAGFGPKGAQGVALTPGRSIAVDRLSIPYGTPVWMASSGPTVQLARLVMAQDTGSAILGAVRADYFTGWGTEAGDIAGRLKQNLRLWAFWPRQGSTP from the coding sequence ATGGTCCACCAGACAATCGCCACCAGGACCACCAGAGCGAGCAGTGCTTCAAGCAAAATCAGACCCATGAAATCCCGTCTCCTGCGCCTTGTCGTGATGGCGCTGATTGTAGGAACGCTGGCTGCGTGCTCCACCCGGCCCTCCGCTCCGCCTTCTTCTTCTTCCTTGCCCGCTCCGCTGCCCTCCTCGCCGGGGGCACTGCCGCCTGGCCCGGTCGGTCCCGTACCGGGCACCCTGACGCAGTCCAAGAGCCGCTGGGTGCCCGTGGCCTGGGAGGAACTGCCCGGCTTCACCACCGATGCGCTGCACGAAGCCTGGAATGCCTGGGTCAAGAGCTGCGAGCGCCCGGGCCCGTCGTTCGCCGGCCTGTGCGGCGATGTGCGCCGCCTGAGCATTGCCAGCCCCGAGGAGCAGCGTGCCTGGATGATGCAGCGCCTGCAGCCCTACCGCGTGGAGGCCCATGACGGCAATCCCGAGGGGCTGCTCACCGGCTATTACGAACCCTATCTGGACGCCGCCCGCCAGCCCGGCAACGGGTTCACGGTGCCGATCTACCGCCCGCCCGTGGGCCTGGGCAGCCGCAAGCCCTGGTACACGCGCCAGCAGATCGACACCCTGCCTGAGGCGCAGGCCCAGCTGGCCGGGCGCGTGATCGCCTGGGTGCGCGATCCCATCGAGGCCATGGTGCTGCACATCCAGGGCTCCGGCCGCCTGCGCCTGCAGGAGCCTGACGGCAGCGTGCGGCTGGTGCGCGTGGCCTTCGCCGGCACCAACGAACAGCCGTACCAGAGCGTGGGCCGCTGGCTGCTCGACCGCGGCCTGGTGCGCGACGCCACCTGGCCGGGCATCCGCGAATGGACGCTGCAGAACCCCCAGCGCGTGAACGAGATGCTGTGGGCCAACCCGCGCTACGTCTTCTTCCGCGAGGAGCCGCTGGACGCCATGGACGCCGGCTTCGGCCCCAAGGGCGCCCAGGGCGTGGCGCTCACGCCGGGCCGCTCCATCGCCGTGGACCGCCTGAGCATTCCGTACGGCACGCCGGTGTGGATGGCCTCCAGCGGCCCCACGGTGCAGCTGGCGCGGCTGGTGATGGCGCAGGACACGGGCAGCGCCATTCTGGGCGCCGTGCGGGCCGACTACTTCACGGGCTGGGGCACGGAGGCGGGCGACATCGCGGGCCGGCTCAAGCAGAACCTGCGGCTGTGGGCGTTCTGGCCGAGGCAGGGGTCAACCCCCTGA